A single region of the Lycium barbarum isolate Lr01 chromosome 2, ASM1917538v2, whole genome shotgun sequence genome encodes:
- the LOC132627307 gene encoding actin-100-like: MFGIIPKDAYVGDEAESKRGMLTLRYPIEHGIIRNWDDMEKMWHHTFYNELGVAPEEHPVLLTEAPLNPKANREKMTEIMFEEFNVPAMYVAIQAILSLFASGRTTGIVLDSGDSVSHTVPIYEGHALHHAISRLNIGGRDLTDYLMNQIERRYTFHTPTASKIVHHMKERITYVALDFEQEIEEAKNSSSVDKGYDLPDGQVIIIGAERFHCPEVLFQPSLVGKGPIGIHEKTYNSIMKSDVDIRKDLFANIVLSGGSTMFPGIAERISKEISALAPSHTKIEVIAPPERKYSTWIGGSIIASLVFFMQMPITNREYDECGPSIVHKKCL; this comes from the exons ATGTTTGGAATCATACCAAAAGATGCCTATGTTGGTGATGAAGCTGAGTCTAAAAGAGGTATGTTGACTCTGAGATATCCCATTGAACACGGTATCATAAGAAACTGGGATGATATGGAGAAAATGTGGCACCATACGTTTTACAATGAGCTCGGTGTTGCTCCAGAGGAGCATCCCGTTCTTCTAACTGAGGCACCACTTAACCCCAAGGCAAACCGAGAGAAAATGACTGAAATCATGTTTGAAGAATTCAATGTTCCAGCCATGTATGTTGCAATTCAGGCTATTCTTTCTCTGTTTGCTAGTGGTCGTACAACTG GTATCGTGCTTGATTCTGGTGATAGTGTGAGCCACACAGTCCCAATCTATGAGGGACATGCACTTCACCATGCTATCTCGAGGTTAAATATTGGTGGTCGTGATCTAACAGATTATCTCATGAATCAGATAGAGAGACGTTATACATTTCACACTCCCACTGCATCAAAGATTGTTCATCATATGAAGGAGAGGATTACTTATGTTGCACTGGATTTTGAACAGGAGATTGAGGAGGCAAAAAATAGTTCTTCAGTTGACAAGGGCTATGACCTTCCTGATGGACAAGTCATTATTATTGGTGCTGAGAGGTTCCATTGCCCTGAAGTCCTCTTCCAGCCATCATTGGTTGGAAAGGGACCGATAGGAATTCATGAAAAAACCTACAACTCAATCATGAAAAGTGATGTTGATATTAGGAAAGATTTATTTGCGAACATTGTGCTTAGTGGTGGTTCAACTATGTTTCCTGGCATAGCAGAACGTATAAGCAAGGAAATCTCTGCTCTTGCTCCAAGCCACACGAAGATCGAGGTGATTGCACCACCTGAGAGAAAGTACAGCACCTGGATAGGAGGATCAATTATAGCTTCCCTAGTTTTTTT CATGCAGATGCCAATAACAAATAGGGAATATGATGAATGTGGTCCCTCAATTGTCCACAAGAAGTGTCTCTAA